One segment of Thunnus thynnus chromosome 19, fThuThy2.1, whole genome shotgun sequence DNA contains the following:
- the esm1 gene encoding endothelial cell-specific molecule 1 produces MSFLLITVLSSLIVRDAVAWSANVKYAVNCPDRCNTELCGGTQRCTRTVLDDCGCCQVCAAGRGEHCYRTVSGMHGVKCGPGLFCEFYKDEDDYGDEYGICRDCLYGTYGIECRKTCNCKGGICDRENGACLTLKFFAKIASKHKTDPPAGGEVGSGEVSNAQNRDQQTDRSTAPKRLNPR; encoded by the exons ATGTCTTTTCTCCTCATCACAGTGTTGTCTTCACTCATAGTGCGTGATGCTGTGGCTTGGAGCGCCAATGTCAAGTACGCGGTGAACTGCCCGGACAGATGCAACACGGAGCTGTGCGGCGGGACGCAGCGGTGCACACGCACGGTCCTGGATGACTGCGGCTGTTGCCAGGTCTGTGCAGCCGGCAGAGGGGAGCACTGTTACCGCACGGTGTCGGGGATGCACGGGGTGAAGTGCGGACCGGGATTATTCTGCGAGTTCTACAAGGATGAGGACGATTATGGAGACGAATATGGGATTTGCAGAg ACTGTCTGTATGGAACCTATGGGATTGAGTGCCGCAAGACGTGCAACTGCAAAGGTGGCATATGTGACAGGGAGAATGGAGCTTGTCTCACCCTCAAATTCTTCGCCAAAATTGCCAGCAAGCACAAGACTGATCCGCCAGCAG GGGGAGAAGTGGGCTCAGGAGAAGTCAGCAATGCCCAGAACAGAGACCAACAAACGGACAGATCCACTGCTCCGAAGCGACTCAACCCTCGCTGA